DNA from Halobaculum sp. XH14:
TCGCGCTCGTCCACGAGCACCCAGTCGACGCCCGCTTCCAGCCCGGCGGTGATGCGGTGTTTCCGTCGCTCCCAGTCGCCCACGCCGTCGTCGGCACGAAGCCAGACGCTCCGCTTTCCTGTCATTGGGTGTGCCTCACATCCGGGGCGCTTCAACTTGGCGGATGTTCGGTCGCGTACGACGGCTCGACTGTGGCTCGGCTTCCTAAGGGGCACGTTCACAGCGGGGACGACCTCGAAAGCCCCCGTGCGCTGGAGTCGGTGCGGCCGCTGCGCGAGCCGAGAGCCGGGGGGCTTCCGCGGTCTGCACCACGGTAGCTGCGGTCCGATACGCGTCACACCTTGCCACGTCTAAACCGACTCGGAATCAACAGCAGGCTTATCCCACTCACCAGCCTCCCACCAACCAGAAGTGACGGTCCTGTTCGACCTGGACGGCACGCTCTGTGTGAGCAACCAGTCCACCGACGCCCTCCTCGATGCGGCCTTCGAAACGGCCGGCGTCGAGCGGTACTGCGGCCCGAGTGACCTGAGAAGCGCCTCGGAGGTCATCGACCCCGCCGAGTCCGACGTGGCGTTCTACGAGCGCTGTCTCCGCGTCGCCGCCGAACGCGCCGACGCCGAGCACGCGAACCCGGCCGACGCCCACGCCGTCGCGCGGGCCTACGACGACGCGATCGACCACCGGTCCGTGTCGTTCCGCGACGGGGCCGCGACGGCCCTCGATGCCGCCATCGACTCCGACCGACGGATCGGGCTGGTGACCAACGGGGCGCGGGAGACCCAGCGGCTGAAGCTCGACTCGCTCGGCATCGCCGACCGGTTCGAGACCCACGTGTACGCCGACCCCGAACTGGGACTCAAGCCCGACCCGTACCCGTTCGAACTGGCGCTCTCGGACCTGGAGGCGGAGCCCGCGGGGACGACGTACGTCGGAAACTCGCTCCGGGCGGACGTCGGCGGCGCGAACGCGCTCGGCATGGAGACCGTGTGGACGCCCGTCGGTGACGACGACCGCGACCCGGACGATCCGACGCCCGACCACACGCTGTCGTCGCTCGCCGGACTGGCGACGCTGTTGTAACACGAGGACCGCTCGACGGGAAGACGAAAAACTGATTCCCGATCCGTTTTGCGCGACCGCCATCGGCCCGACTGCCGACGGTCCGACCGACTGCCGCTTTCCCGGCCGACTACAGTCCCGCGGCCGAGAGCGCGTTCTCCACGTCGGCGTCCTCGTGGACGACAGCCGAGACTGCCGAGGTGATCGCTTCGGGGTCGTCGTGCTGGAAGATGGAGCGGCCCATCGAGACGCCGGCCGCGCCCCCGTCCATCGCGCCCCGGACCATCTCCACCGTCTCGCGGTCGGTGCCCTTGCTCCCGCCGGCGATGACGACCGGCAGGCGCGTCGACTCGACGACGTGCCGGAAGCCGTCGCCGTCGCCCGAGTAGCCCGTCTTCACCACGTCGGCGTCGAGTTCCTCGGCCAGTCGGACCGCGTGGCCCAGCGCCTCCGGGTCGTCCCCCTCGACGCCCGGGCCGCGGGCGTACGCCATCGCCAGCACCGGCATCCCGTAGTCGGCCGCGTCCTCCGTGAGCCGTGCGAGGTGTTCGATCTGACCGGGTTCGTACGTCGAACCGACGTTGATGTGCATCGAGACGGCGTCCGCGCCGGCGCGGATGGCCCCCTTCACGGTGCCCGTCGGTCGCTTGTCGTTCTCGTCGGGGCCGATGGTCGTCGAGGCGTTCAGGTGGGCGATGTAGCCCGCACCGTTCGTGTTGCCGTGGACGCGCTCGGCGATGCCACGCTGGGTGAGCACCGCGTCCGCGCCCCCGCGGGTCACCCCGTCGATGGTCGCTTCGATGTCCTTGAGCCCCTTCACGGCACCCATCGTGATGCCGTGGTCCATCGGAACGATGAGGAACCGATCCGCCGTCGAAATCCTGTCGAGTCGTGCGTCGAGTCCCGGGAACGTCATCTGAGTGTGCTATCCTCTTCCAAGGGCGCGTAAATCGTTTGCGAACGGGTCATTCTGATTCGCCTTCCGGTTCCGGCGCTCTTTGCTCGAAGCCTCGCTCGGCTCCGGCCGACAGCTCCGCGGCGAGCGATTCGAGCCGGTCGGCCACCGCGCCGGTCGGGTCGTCGTTCTCGACCCCCTCGGCGACGATATCGACGAGCGCGGAGCCGACGATGACGCCGTCCGCGCCCGCCTCGACGACCGTCGCCGCCTGCTCGCCCGAGGAGATACCGAACCCGACTGCCTTGGGCAGATCGACGTCCGAGAGCCTGTCGATCGACGCCGCGGTCTGCCCGGATACGGACGCCTGAGCGCCGGTGACGCCGAGCCGCGCCTGGACGTAGAGGTAGCCCGAGGAGACGGACACCAGTTTCTCCAGCCGGTCCTCGTCGGTCGTCGGCGCGACGATCGCGATCAGGTCGAGGCCGAACTCGTCGCACGCCGCCCGCAGCGGCCCGGCCTCCTCGGCCGGGAGGTCCGGCACCACGAACCCTGAGAGGCCAACCTCGGCCGCCCGCTCGACGAACGGGCGCGGTCCCTGTTCGGTCCCGTACTGGTACACCAGATTGTAGTACGTCATACAGACGAGCGGCACGTCCACGTCGAGGTCCGCGACGAACTCGAAGAACCGGTCGGGCGTCATGCCCGCCTCGAGCGAGCGGACGACCGCCTCCTGGATCGTCGGCCCCTCCGCGATCGGCTCCGAGAACGGCAGGCCGAGTTCGATGGCGTCGGCACCGCCGCGTTCCAGCGCCTCGACGTGTGTCAGCGACGACTCGTAGTCCGGGTCGCCGACCGCGAGGTACGGGACGAACGCCGGGCCGTCGGCGAACGCCGAGGAGAGGTCACCGTCGGACACGGTCACAGTCCCCCCTCGAACACGCTCATGTCCGGCGCGTTCGGCACGTCCCGCTCTGCGGTCTCCTCGATGACCGACTCGAGGTCCTTGTCGCCGCGCCCGGAGACGTTCACGATCACCACCCCACCGAGGTCCGCGTGGTGCTCGTGCAGGTAGCCGAACGCGTGGGCGGTCTCCAGGGCGGGGATGATGCCCTCCTCCTGGGAGAGGCGGTGGAACGCCTCGAGGGCCGCGTCGTCGTCGACGCTGACCGGCGTGACCCTGCCCTCGTCGACGAGGTGGGCGAGTTCCGGACCGACGCCGGCGTAATCGAGCCCCGAGGAGATGGAGTGGGACTCGACGATCTGGCCGTGTCGGTCCTGCAGGAGCTTGGTGCGCGCGCCGTGGAGCACGCCCTCCGACCCGATCGAGAGCGACGCCGAGTTGGGCGCGACGCCCGCCGCCTCGTCCACGTCGAGCGAGGACCCGCCGGCCTCGACGGCGTACATATCCACCCCGTCGTCGCCGACGAAGCGGTGGAACGCGCCCATCGTGTTCGAGCCGCCACCGGCGCAGGCGAGGACGGCGTCCGGGAGCCCTCCTGCCCCTTCCCGGACCTGCGCGCGCGCCTCCTCGGAGATGACCGCCTGGAAGTCCCGGACCATGCTCGGGAACGGGTGGGGGCCGACGACCGAGCCGATGACGTAGTGGGTGTCTTCGACGTTGCTCGCCCAGTCGCGCATCGTCTCGGAGATGGCCTCCTTCAGCGTCCCGCGGCCGGTCGTGACCGGCGTCACCTCCGCGTCGTTGAGCTTCATCCGGAACACGTTCGGCCGCTGCCGGTTGATGTCTCGCTCGCCCATGTACACCTCGCAGGGCATCCCGAGGTGGGCGGCCGCCATCGCCGTCGCGGTGCCGTGCTGGCCCGCGCCCGTCTCCGCGACGATTCGCTCCTTGCCCATGTACTTCGCCAGCAGCACCTGCCCGAGCGCGTTGTTCAACTTGTGCGCCCCGCCGTGGACGAGGTCCTCGCGCTTGAGATACACCTCGGTGTCGTACCGCTCGGAGAGCCGTTCGGCGCGCTGGAGCGGCGTCGGCCTGCCGCCGAAGTCCCGGAGTCGACGCCGGAACTCGTCCAGAAACCCGTCCTCGTTCCCCAGGACGTACCGCTCGTACGCGTCGGTCAACTCCTCGATGGCCGGCATCAGCGCCTCGGGGACGTACTGACCGCCGTACCCCCCGAAACTGCCGTCGCCCGAACGGGATTCGCTCCCCGTCATGGCTCCCCCTCGGCTTCCGCACGGGTAAAGCGGCGGGTGTTCTCGCGGACGTCCGCGGTCCCCTCGCTCGGGCGCTCCCCCTTCCCGTCGTCGTCGCTCGCCTCATCGTCCCCGAACTCGCCGGCCGCGTCCACGATGGCCGACCCGACGAGCAGACCGTCCGCGCCAGCCGCGCGCATCCGCCGGGCGTCCGAGGGCGTGGTGATGCCCGACTCCGCGACGAGCGTCACGTCGTCGGGGACGTCGGGCGCGACCGACTCGAACGTCGAGAGGTCGACTTCGAGGGCCGCGAGGTCGCGGTTGTTGACGCCGATCAGGTCGGCGTCGGCCTCCAGGGCCAGGGCGAGTTCGTCGGCGTCGTGGACCTCCACGAGCGGCCGGAACCCGCGCTCGCGGGCCGCCGAGACGAGGTCGGGCAGGTCCGCACCGACGAAGCGCGCGATGAGGAGGACGACGTCCGCCGCCACGGCGTCGAGGTGGGCCTCCTCGAGGAGAAAGTCCTTCCGCAGGATGGGGACGTCCACGGCGTTCCGAACCCGTTCGAGCGTCACCGTGCTCCCCCCGAAGTGCTCGGGTTCCGTGAGAACCGACACGGCGGCCGCGCCGCCCGCGACCATCGCCTCGGCGAGTTCGACCGGGTCGTCGGTCCGCTCGCCGTCGGTCGTCGGGCTTGTCGGCTTCACCTCGGCGATGACCGGGACGCGGCCGTCGGCCTCGGCGGCGGCGAACGCGTCCTCGAGCGGGCGCGCCTCGACCGCCAGGCGCTCGTTGCCGCCCGAGCGCTCGGCGGCGGTCGCGAGGATGGACCGCACCGCCGGCGCGAGCCCGTCGTTCGTAGTGTTCATCTATGTACACCGATGGATGTATTCGTACATAAGGATTGCGTCGCGCGGCCGCGACGTGCGTCGTCGGCGGTCGCCGCCCACTCTCTCACTGAGGTCGTCGGTCGCTACGGTGCCACTGGATTGAAACGCCGCCGAATCGACGGTCACGTATGGACGACACCGACACCGGCGTGTACGCACGCGAGTCGGACCGGCTGGGCCGGGCGGTCGAACTCGGCGTGGCCGGCGGACGGGCCCTCTCGGTCTCGTTTCCCGAATCCCTGCCGCCGGACGCCGGCTCGGACCATCCGACGCTCGACCGGCTGTTCGCGTACCTCGATGGCGAGGAGGACTCGTTCTCGGACGTGACGCTCGCCATCACCGTCCCCACCGAGCAGCGCCGCGTGCTCGACGCCGTGGGGAACGTCCCCTACGGCGACACGGTCACGCTCGAGCTCGTCGTTCGGATGACGTCGGGGCTGGACCACGAGGCCGATGCCGACCTGGAGACGGCGCGGGAGGCGCTCCGGGCGAACCCGGTTCCGATCTTCGTACCGGACCACCGGGTGACGGACGCGACGGGGGCGACGCCGCCGGACGTGGCGGAGACGCTCCGCGGGATCGAGTCCTGACCGACGAGCAGCGCCGATCGCCGGTTCGGAATCGGCGACCGGGAGGCGGGCCAGTCGCTACGAGTAGTCCGCCTGTTCGACCTCGGTCGTCTCGAAGCCGGACTCCTGCCAGGCCGTGAATCCGCCCTCGACGTGGGCGACGTCCTCGAACCCCATCTCGTCCAGCACTTTCGCCGCGAGCGCCGAGCGACCGCCCTCGTTGCAGTAACAGACGAACCGGCGGTCCGTCTCGAAGTAGTCCCGGTAGTACTCCGTCTCCGGATCGGCCCAGAACTCCAGCATCCCGCGCGGCGCGTGGGTGTCCCCCGGGACTGCGCCCTCCAGCCAGCGCTCCCGGACGTCGCGCACGTCGAGGAAGATGGTCCGCCCGTCCTCGTCCCACTCCTCCCGCGCGTCTTCGACGGCGAGCACCTCCACGTCACCGTCGGCCTCGGCCTCGGCTGCCATGTCCCAGGCGTGCTTGCGAACGTCTCCCATGCGCGAACCGAACGGGGCGCCGGCAAAATAGCTACCGGCGGTGGGGTCGGGACGGACGGTCATTCCAGCGGCGCGCCCCGGCGACGACGAACCCCGCCGCCAGCACGGCACCGCCGGCCGTCGTCAGCGCCGGGACGCCCACGGGGCCGGCCGCGATCCCGAGCGCGGCCGCGACGACGAACAGCGTCGCGGCAACCTGGTCCGCGTCGATCACGAGAAACACCGCCGCGAGCGCGAGCGCGAGCCACGGGAGCGCGCTGGCGAACGCCGCGCTCGTGAGGCTGACCTCGTCGGTCACCGCGACCGCGACCGCGAAGAGGACGCCCATCGCGGCGAACAGCACCGTCCGCCGGTCCGGCGCAATCCGTGTGGCCATTGCCACCCCCACACTGGACCGTCACAAAAGCGTTTGGAGCGCGTCAGACGCCCGGCGTCCGTCCCTCGTGGACGAGGAACTCCAGCGCGTTCACGAGGTAGTGTGCGACGACCACGACGAGGAGGCTCCCGGTCGCCACGAACGCGACCGCGAGAACGGCTCCCAGCGTCCCCGTCACGAGCATCCCGGCCCGCCCCTGCGCGCCGTGCCCGACCGCGAACGCGACCGACGAGCCGGCGATCAGGAGCCAGGCCGGGAGACCGAACCCCGCGCCGAGCACCCCGACGAGCGCGGCCCGGAACAGGAACTCCTCGAACAGCGCGACGAGCGGCAGCACGCCCGCCAGCAACAGCACCCACCCGCCGGGCGTGTCCGGGGCGAGCAGTTCCCGGAGCCGTTCGCCGCCGTCGACGCCGAACCGTGCGCCGACGCGACCCGCGAGTTCGTTCGCGACCCACAACAGGAGCCCGAGACCGAGGCCGATCCCGAGCAGTTTCGGCGTCGCGACCGGATCGAGTCCGAGCGCGGAGAGGGGGATCTCTGCCCACCAGGCGCCGATGACGAGGACGAGTCCGAACAGCCCCTGCGAGAGCGCGACGTTGGCCAGCAACGCCGGCTGCGGGAGGTCGGCGAGTTCTGGCCGGGTCGGGCCCGGGGGGTGACTCGTGTCCTCACTGCCGGGCGCGTCGAGGACGTTTTGCGCGTCTGCCGACCGCGGTCCGGCGGGACCACTCTGCTCCTCGGACGGCCGTGACTCCCGCGTGACCGCCCTCTCGTCGGGGCCCCATCGCCACTCCTCGGCGAAGAAGTCCGATTTCGGGTTCCGGTTCCGGTTCGAGTCGGGAGCCGATCCTGTCGAGTGCGCGTCGCCGGACCGATCCGACCCGACGTCGGCGGTCCCGCCGCCGACCGCTTCCTGGGTGAGTCGCGCGAGAACGAGTAACAGCAGGAGGACGACGCCCGTCAGCCCCGCGAACGTCGTCCACTCGGGCACCGCTCGTTACTGCGGGCTGGGACTGGACGGGCCGCGGGTGCCCTGCCCTTCGCCGGCCTTCTCCAGCGCGGAGCCGGTGATGTTCTTCAGGCGGTCGACGAGCGAGTCCTTCTCGGGTTCGCCCTCCAGGGCGACCTCGAGCACCTCGGAGATGTGCGAGACCGGGATGATCTCGACCATCTCCTCGTACTCCTCCTC
Protein-coding regions in this window:
- a CDS encoding MGMT family protein, which encodes MDDTDTGVYARESDRLGRAVELGVAGGRALSVSFPESLPPDAGSDHPTLDRLFAYLDGEEDSFSDVTLAITVPTEQRRVLDAVGNVPYGDTVTLELVVRMTSGLDHEADADLETAREALRANPVPIFVPDHRVTDATGATPPDVAETLRGIES
- the trpA gene encoding tryptophan synthase subunit alpha; translated protein: MSDGDLSSAFADGPAFVPYLAVGDPDYESSLTHVEALERGGADAIELGLPFSEPIAEGPTIQEAVVRSLEAGMTPDRFFEFVADLDVDVPLVCMTYYNLVYQYGTEQGPRPFVERAAEVGLSGFVVPDLPAEEAGPLRAACDEFGLDLIAIVAPTTDEDRLEKLVSVSSGYLYVQARLGVTGAQASVSGQTAASIDRLSDVDLPKAVGFGISSGEQAATVVEAGADGVIVGSALVDIVAEGVENDDPTGAVADRLESLAAELSAGAERGFEQRAPEPEGESE
- a CDS encoding rhodanese-like domain-containing protein, which translates into the protein MGDVRKHAWDMAAEAEADGDVEVLAVEDAREEWDEDGRTIFLDVRDVRERWLEGAVPGDTHAPRGMLEFWADPETEYYRDYFETDRRFVCYCNEGGRSALAAKVLDEMGFEDVAHVEGGFTAWQESGFETTEVEQADYS
- a CDS encoding CPBP family intramembrane glutamic endopeptidase, which produces MPEWTTFAGLTGVVLLLLLVLARLTQEAVGGGTADVGSDRSGDAHSTGSAPDSNRNRNPKSDFFAEEWRWGPDERAVTRESRPSEEQSGPAGPRSADAQNVLDAPGSEDTSHPPGPTRPELADLPQPALLANVALSQGLFGLVLVIGAWWAEIPLSALGLDPVATPKLLGIGLGLGLLLWVANELAGRVGARFGVDGGERLRELLAPDTPGGWVLLLAGVLPLVALFEEFLFRAALVGVLGAGFGLPAWLLIAGSSVAFAVGHGAQGRAGMLVTGTLGAVLAVAFVATGSLLVVVVAHYLVNALEFLVHEGRTPGV
- a CDS encoding HAD family hydrolase, translating into MTVLFDLDGTLCVSNQSTDALLDAAFETAGVERYCGPSDLRSASEVIDPAESDVAFYERCLRVAAERADAEHANPADAHAVARAYDDAIDHRSVSFRDGAATALDAAIDSDRRIGLVTNGARETQRLKLDSLGIADRFETHVYADPELGLKPDPYPFELALSDLEAEPAGTTYVGNSLRADVGGANALGMETVWTPVGDDDRDPDDPTPDHTLSSLAGLATLL
- the trpB gene encoding tryptophan synthase subunit beta, translated to MTGSESRSGDGSFGGYGGQYVPEALMPAIEELTDAYERYVLGNEDGFLDEFRRRLRDFGGRPTPLQRAERLSERYDTEVYLKREDLVHGGAHKLNNALGQVLLAKYMGKERIVAETGAGQHGTATAMAAAHLGMPCEVYMGERDINRQRPNVFRMKLNDAEVTPVTTGRGTLKEAISETMRDWASNVEDTHYVIGSVVGPHPFPSMVRDFQAVISEEARAQVREGAGGLPDAVLACAGGGSNTMGAFHRFVGDDGVDMYAVEAGGSSLDVDEAAGVAPNSASLSIGSEGVLHGARTKLLQDRHGQIVESHSISSGLDYAGVGPELAHLVDEGRVTPVSVDDDAALEAFHRLSQEEGIIPALETAHAFGYLHEHHADLGGVVIVNVSGRGDKDLESVIEETAERDVPNAPDMSVFEGGL
- a CDS encoding 2-amino-3,7-dideoxy-D-threo-hept-6-ulosonate synthase — its product is MTFPGLDARLDRISTADRFLIVPMDHGITMGAVKGLKDIEATIDGVTRGGADAVLTQRGIAERVHGNTNGAGYIAHLNASTTIGPDENDKRPTGTVKGAIRAGADAVSMHINVGSTYEPGQIEHLARLTEDAADYGMPVLAMAYARGPGVEGDDPEALGHAVRLAEELDADVVKTGYSGDGDGFRHVVESTRLPVVIAGGSKGTDRETVEMVRGAMDGGAAGVSMGRSIFQHDDPEAITSAVSAVVHEDADVENALSAAGL
- the trpC gene encoding indole-3-glycerol phosphate synthase — protein: MNTTNDGLAPAVRSILATAAERSGGNERLAVEARPLEDAFAAAEADGRVPVIAEVKPTSPTTDGERTDDPVELAEAMVAGGAAAVSVLTEPEHFGGSTVTLERVRNAVDVPILRKDFLLEEAHLDAVAADVVLLIARFVGADLPDLVSAARERGFRPLVEVHDADELALALEADADLIGVNNRDLAALEVDLSTFESVAPDVPDDVTLVAESGITTPSDARRMRAAGADGLLVGSAIVDAAGEFGDDEASDDDGKGERPSEGTADVRENTRRFTRAEAEGEP